A single genomic interval of Lusitaniella coriacea LEGE 07157 harbors:
- a CDS encoding S-layer homology domain-containing protein has translation MLNLNRWKATTALFLTFGMNLGAVAPLVTPLIAAAPAAAQSAGFRDVPDGYWAEDFIGALVNRGVIAGFPDGTFRPNAPVTRAQFSAMLKGAFNKAKVRNTINFVDVPSTYWATPAIDNAYETGFLSGYPGSIFRPEQNIPREQVLVSLSNGLNYTSTQPVNQVLDYYNDSSNISNFARPPIAAATENDMVVNYPILQTLNPNRNATRAEVAAFIYQALVSQNAAPPIASAYVVSPTPIATEFRIPAGSSIPVTYEYDKILLMQEETVPVTLTVPTNITTPDGQLLIPTGTKVAGDLKPATGGTQFVAKELIFANGERQAFQATSQVITETETIRQGSAALNILKNAAIGSAAAAAISGVTGDRTIAASEVLIGTGVGALTSLIQRFIGARSVDLIAVEPNTDLNLTLGNDLVVGIR, from the coding sequence ATGTTAAATCTCAATCGTTGGAAAGCTACCACTGCTTTATTTCTCACCTTCGGAATGAACCTCGGTGCAGTTGCTCCTTTGGTGACACCCTTGATTGCTGCTGCGCCTGCCGCAGCCCAATCCGCAGGTTTCCGGGACGTTCCCGATGGTTATTGGGCAGAAGACTTTATTGGTGCGCTGGTCAATCGCGGTGTCATCGCTGGATTCCCCGATGGAACCTTCAGACCCAATGCTCCTGTGACTCGCGCTCAGTTCTCTGCAATGCTAAAAGGCGCGTTCAATAAAGCGAAAGTTCGCAATACAATCAACTTTGTTGATGTTCCCTCTACCTACTGGGCAACCCCTGCCATTGACAATGCTTACGAAACAGGTTTTCTCTCTGGTTATCCCGGCAGCATTTTCAGACCGGAACAAAACATTCCTCGCGAACAAGTTTTGGTTTCTTTGTCTAACGGATTGAACTATACATCGACTCAACCGGTTAACCAAGTTCTCGACTATTACAACGATTCGAGCAATATTTCTAACTTTGCTCGCCCTCCGATCGCGGCAGCAACGGAAAATGACATGGTGGTCAACTATCCGATTCTGCAAACCCTTAACCCCAACCGTAATGCAACCCGTGCTGAGGTTGCAGCTTTCATCTACCAAGCGTTGGTCAGTCAGAACGCAGCACCGCCGATTGCTTCTGCTTATGTCGTGTCGCCTACGCCGATTGCAACGGAATTCCGCATTCCCGCAGGGTCTTCAATTCCCGTGACTTACGAGTATGACAAAATCCTGTTGATGCAGGAAGAGACGGTTCCCGTGACCCTGACCGTACCGACAAATATTACGACCCCAGATGGACAATTGTTGATTCCAACTGGCACGAAGGTGGCGGGCGACCTCAAGCCTGCGACGGGCGGGACTCAGTTTGTTGCGAAGGAACTCATCTTTGCTAATGGCGAACGCCAAGCGTTCCAGGCAACTTCCCAGGTGATTACCGAAACTGAAACCATTCGCCAGGGTAGCGCGGCGCTCAATATTCTCAAGAATGCCGCGATCGGTTCCGCAGCCGCAGCCGCGATTTCCGGAGTGACGGGCGACCGCACGATTGCCGCAAGCGAGGTGTTGATTGGAACGGGTGTTGGTGCGTTAACCAGCTTGATTCAGCGCTTCATTGGCGCGCGGAGCGTCGATCTGATTGCTGTCGA